The Dioscorea cayenensis subsp. rotundata cultivar TDr96_F1 chromosome 11, TDr96_F1_v2_PseudoChromosome.rev07_lg8_w22 25.fasta, whole genome shotgun sequence genomic interval AATAgattataatattttcttaaattattgaaaaaaccaTTGACTGTATTACATACTATTGAAAGATAAagtaaatgatttatttatttatttattttatttttcaataatacaACTAGGACAATTATCAATAGTTTTTGACCCGACCAATACCCACATGTATGCTCACATGTAGTGTGATTTTATTtcggattatttatttatttatttaagagaaTCTCTTTAAAgctgaattaaaatttaatttaaaaaacatataaatttttcaaattttattttataatcaatggTAGGTATGTGttaatatcaatattaatattaattttttgacgaatgattattaaatatatttatttaatataattaaaataaaaaagttgttGGTGGTTTCCTTTGTTGGCAAAAATTTTTTCTAACAAGTGTCAGTCAGTGGTTGTTGTAAAAATCATGAAAGTGAAGGGCATTGTCAAACAAAAAGATCCGGTTCAATGTATTAATGTCTCTGTCCTTTTCCAAATATACAAAGttactaaaatttaaacaattcaGAAGAAAATGAAGGACATATCTCTAACTTTTCCTGATTTCTATTTCCCATCTTGCCCTTGTTGGAATACCTTCATTAGGACTAAACGACAGTGTTATTATggtaaatataagaaaaatggaGGGCATTCTCGACTGTAAGAAAGAAATGCTTTCAGAGAAACTATGAAAAGGATGGCAGTGTAAAAATCCCAGTCAAACGTCTCATGGCGTCACGAGATGTGAGAAGATGCGACGATATATCGGGGTTATGAATTTATCGTGTGAAATATCGCGAGATGGGTATATCTCGTATCGTGTAGGGTGTGTGTGATAGTGACACTTCTTTTTGGATTCCTCGCTGATTTTTCGTAGCTTTCACTACTTGACAactagattttgttttgttgtggtGCATGTGCTTCTCACGTGCggataaatagataaataattaattatttaattatatataatattgtttgtTAAAGGGTTTGACAATGATAactattacaatttttttccaattaaaaaataattttaatttaagccACAAGAAAGTTTAGATGACACCACTGAAAAATGACATAATTATTAAActctattttttcaaatgttatttattatttttcacaagaagaaaaagttctCATGTCCTAATTGATgtgaattgattttatttttccgtTAAATCTCTTATATGTGACACATATGATTAATgattattttagatatataaCTGACATTAATaagtaaatcataattttttttaattaaattaatatataaatatttggcTTCAACTAAAagaatagatttttaaattaaaaatagcagttacttttataatttttctctaattatatacattacaatataaaaactaaaaataaaaatagttgtttAAGCCCAATTCAaaacatcaaatatatttttttgatatattgaaaaataacgCATttgaaaactatgtttaaatcatcttctgatttatttttggtcacactaaataaattattaaaaaaagtaaaaaatcaattattgcACCAGCCGGGAATCGAACCCGGGTCTGTACCGTGGCAGGGTACTATTCTACCACTAGACAACTGGTGCTTTTATACTGatttaaaatcatatttgaattaatataatattattttcaaaaccaTTACCAAAAAATTCTCAGGTTTTTAGTTCTAGTCCTCCAAAGTTTTCATTCTCTTCCCAAAATATCCCCCCCCAAAATGCAGAGATGGTTGCCGGTTCTCGGCCGCCgcctcctctcctcctcctccgtcGCCGCTCGCCGGATCCTCTCACCCCTTCCCCGCGTCCCCGTGCAATTCCCTGGAACTAGCCCCACCCTCACCCCTATTTCTCGAAATCCCCTTCATTTAGGGTTTCGTTTCCaatctctctctcctcttctcccGGTATTCTCCTAAAATTTCTGACACTTCTTTCTAGACTTTTTGTTGTTTGAGTTCAGATCTTGTGAATTTTAATCATTTGTTGTTGCTTCGATTGTTGGGATTGTTTATCTTTCTGTTTGTTCAgcaaagttttgatttttattgtgaatttttttttttaattattcagaTGGTGCAAGCACGGCATTTCGCAGTGAAAGATCGGTCGAGAGCTCCGGCGACTCCGATCACTTCCAAAGTGAAGAAATACAAACTGAAGTCCTACTCGTAGGTttgctttctttgtttatttttcacttAAAGTTGgaattttgtttccttttggtGTTTATGATGTTGCATTCTCTAATTTATCTCTTTTGGCCCTCTTTTCCCATGCTTAGATCCTTCAAATTTAGGTTTAGAACAATGAATGATGGGAATATCCGGCGATGGAGGGCCGGAAAGCGGCACAATGCACACTTGAAGGTAATTTGGGCTAATTCTCTGTGGAAAGCTTCAATCTTTTCTTAaactcttgtttcttttatgcacattcattgattttgttctaAGAAAGAGATTATTTGATTGCATTATTTATCTCATGCTACATGCTACCATGTGCATGTCTTCCCCAAAATTGccataaaaatttaaagcaCTGTATTTTTTTCTGCAAACATTGCAATGAGCTGTATGACATATGGTAATGAACCTAGTTATTGCAAAGTTGTCTTTATAGATCTCCTTTTTGGGTACACTGGAAGTATAGTGCATGAGTTTTTGCATCTTGATAATTACATTGTGGTCttcaatttatttatcaatCTGAAAGCCCCATGTCCTTTGTTCCTTTTCATGCTGTGATTTACTATACTTGTCCTGTCATGACCCATCCTTTTTATTAGTTCATTCCCAAGGTGATATTCATTAAGCGATGCAGATTGATTGGGACAACCATGAGAGGTGTCTTGTTCGCATTCATTATATCTTGGTAAAAGTGGGCATATGCGGTCCTAGATCTTGAAGCATTTAAAGGATCGGTTTTTGGAAACTATTTCTTGTGATTTCCATGACAGATCAATCACTATGCATGTATTTCTCTCTAGTGAATAATAGTCATGTTTTAGTGTTCTGTATAACTTTTCGTTCTGTGAAAGTAGAATGAGGCTATAGATCTCAGTAATTTTCTCCTTTCATGAAAAAGATGTTGGTGTTGATACAGTATGCTTGTTTATGAATTTATGAAAGTGAAGCCATGGTTAAGAGTGAAAATGTAGTTATTAAATTTAGTTTGTGTGAACTTTAAGTAATTGCTTGATTTGAACTTTGTATTTGATCTTGCAATAAcaaattctttctttatttccttcTGTCACAAAGTTGTTGGTGTTGCAAGTGCATTAGGTAGAAGCAGATCTACAATAACTCAACAACAAAAAgcattatcattgtttttttgtatgagaaaacatggaaaacaaTGGGGGTCTTATGCAATGTTATTCATGTAAACTAGTTTTACCAAATAGGCTTCCCAATTCATTGATGGTCAAGGACTTTTTCTGTTCGTTTTTTTGTATGGTTTTTGACAAGTGGGGAAGTCTATTCAATAAACTTAGTATGTACAAATGGCATTTGTCCGGATATTTGCTGACTTTTATCCACAGTGAATTATTAGCATGAGAATTTAATGAGAGTTGTCTTTCAAGATGTAGGATTTTATATCACTTAAAATGAATTCAAAAATGTTGATTTGTTCTCATGTCAACCACTTCACGCTATATTAGCTCGGAGTAGACGGTTTAAAATGTTCTTTCAATATCTAAATGGGAATCTATAAAAAATACGATATGGTTCACTTGTACTTCTCTTGGCTTTACATAGCTCACAGTTGTGtggttataaaaaattagaatcaTATATATCCATTAGAGGAGGCAATATCTTGATTAAATCATACCGACATAATTCATATCCGCATGATTACCTGCGTTGAGTTATCGATCTTTTAAGTGCATTACACTGAAAATTGTTGTGGTGAATGGATTCATGCAGTCAAAGAAAGCAAAGCGGAGATTGAGAAGGCCGGAGATTGTTCACGCAGCTTACGCCAAGGTGATGAAGAAGCTGAACTTTTGCGGGTAGGGAAAGTTGGAATCCTACCGTCATAACTACGAGCAAGTTTTGTTTCTGAATGGGAAGATGTTGGTAGTTTCAGATGTTTTTATGGTGCATTATGTGCAAGAAAATTGAGATTTTATTCTGAAGAAATACCATGAAAGCAACCAAGTGTTACTCAGATTTTTCTTTTATCCAGTGAGAGATCAAATAATGGAAGTTAAATTATCACTCAAGATTGCTTTTTTACTTGGGGGCTATTTGGATGGGGGAAATGATCCCCAAGGAACCCATCCATATTAACCCTTGTTTGGATTACGATAATGGGAGCAATGTTTTGAAATCCGGATTGGACCGGCCGGTTGGACCGGTAAAATCGGGAACCGACAAACAGTCAGTTAGGTACGGTTCTATATAAATCATTGACTAAGTGTTACCAGGTCAAATTCTGTCAAATCTGCCGACCTGGCCGGTTTGATCAGAACCAAGTTGACCCTGGTTTTAATTTGTTAGTATTAATGTCGGCTATGCATCACTTCAATCTTCACTTGTTGATGAAGATGCTCTCACAACCTCGTACATGCACGTAGTCCCACCATTCAATGTAAATTCTGCCACCATCTCCGATGACGTTGACATTCTCTGCGGCCTCCACAAAGATGCTCAAGCCACTGGCTCCATGCATTATAATTGTATCTCCACCTTCAATAATCACCCCAAAGGAAA includes:
- the LOC120271825 gene encoding uncharacterized protein LOC120271825, whose product is MQRWLPVLGRRLLSSSSVAARRILSPLPRVPVQFPGTSPTLTPISRNPLHLGFRFQSLSPLLPMVQARHFAVKDRSRAPATPITSKVKKYKLKSYSSFKFRFRTMNDGNIRRWRAGKRHNAHLKSKKAKRRLRRPEIVHAAYAKVMKKLNFCG